One Pantoea eucalypti genomic region harbors:
- a CDS encoding TetR/AcrR family transcriptional regulator — MEKQSSKMQTRQRILDEAARVMRETGTEGIGVAALMKRVGLTHGGFYAHFASREELVEEVLKHMFAESDTFRPAKSVTQPATQLADFIDSYLSEAHRNAPAQGCPLAALVSEVAHLPQPTRQIFAQGFNTMHAGLVQILRELRLPDVEALASSMLAEMVGALALARACPDAERASQMLQRSRDALKQRTLEVAA; from the coding sequence ATGGAGAAGCAGAGCAGCAAGATGCAGACCCGCCAGCGTATCCTTGATGAGGCGGCGCGTGTGATGCGTGAAACCGGCACTGAAGGGATTGGGGTGGCGGCGCTGATGAAGCGGGTTGGCCTGACACATGGCGGCTTCTATGCACATTTTGCGTCACGCGAGGAGCTGGTTGAGGAGGTGCTGAAACATATGTTTGCTGAATCTGATACCTTCAGGCCTGCTAAATCCGTGACCCAACCAGCAACGCAGCTGGCTGATTTTATTGATAGCTACCTTTCCGAGGCGCATCGCAATGCACCGGCTCAGGGCTGTCCGCTGGCGGCACTGGTGAGCGAAGTGGCCCATCTTCCACAGCCGACACGGCAGATCTTCGCCCAGGGCTTCAATACGATGCATGCCGGTCTGGTGCAGATACTGCGTGAGCTGAGATTGCCGGATGTGGAAGCGCTGGCCTCCAGCATGCTGGCAGAGATGGTGGGCGCACTGGCGCTGGCACGGGCCTGTCCGGATGCTGAGCGGGCCAGTCAGATGCTGCAACGCAGTCGCGACGCGCTTAAGCAGCGTACGCTGGAGGTGGCGGCATGA
- the mug gene encoding G/U mismatch-specific DNA glycosylase produces MSEHAIRDIISSDLDVLFCGINPGQSTAHQGFHFAHPGNRFWKVIHLAGFTRQQLKPEEEQRLTETGCGITMLVERPTVQANELAPDELRDGGKRLMEKVLDYQPAALAILGKDAFRRAFKQSKVEWGKQPICMGKTQVWVLPNPSGLNRASLDEMVGAYRQLWLELHPESH; encoded by the coding sequence ATGAGTGAGCATGCTATCCGCGACATTATCAGCTCCGATCTTGATGTGCTGTTCTGCGGCATCAACCCAGGTCAGTCAACGGCCCATCAGGGATTTCACTTTGCGCATCCCGGAAACCGGTTCTGGAAGGTTATTCATCTGGCGGGATTCACCCGGCAGCAGCTGAAGCCGGAAGAGGAGCAGCGCCTGACGGAAACTGGCTGCGGTATCACCATGCTGGTTGAGCGGCCAACTGTGCAGGCAAATGAGCTGGCGCCTGATGAGCTGCGGGATGGCGGTAAACGCCTGATGGAGAAGGTACTGGATTATCAACCCGCCGCGCTGGCCATTCTGGGTAAGGATGCATTCCGTCGTGCTTTTAAACAGAGCAAAGTCGAATGGGGCAAACAGCCGATATGTATGGGGAAAACCCAGGTGTGGGTGTTGCCGAATCCCAGCGGACTGAATCGTGCATCACTGGACGAGATGGTCGGGGCGTATCGTCAGCTCTGGCTGGAACTGCATCCGGAGAGTCACTGA
- the rpoD gene encoding RNA polymerase sigma factor RpoD, with protein MEQNPQSQLKLLVTRGKEQGYLTYAEVNDHLPEDIVDSDQIEDIIQMINDMGIQVVEEAPDADDLMLNENSSDTDEDAAEAAAQVLSSVESEIGRTTDPVRMYMREMGTVELLTREGEIDIAKRIEDGINQVQCSVAEYPEAITYLLDQYDKVEAGESRLSDLITGFVDPNAEEDIAPTATHVGSELSEADRNDDEEEDEEDDDSSDDDNSIDPELAREKFSDLRKQYEATRSVIKSKGRSHAAAVAEIQNLSDVFKQFRLVPKQFDYLVGSMRTMMERVRTQERLIMKLCIELCKMPKKNFITLFTGNETNESWFKAALAMNKPWSEKLLEVQDDVMRSLQKLAQVEEETGLTIEQVKDINRRMSIGEAKARRAKKEMVEANLRLVISIAKKYTNRGLQFLDLIQEGNIGLMKAVDKFEYRRGYKFSTYATWWIRQAITRSIADQARTIRIPVHMIETINKLNRISRQMLQEMGREPTPEELAERMLMPEDKIRKVLKIAKEPISMETPIGDDEDSHLGDFIEDTTLELPLDSATSESLRSATHDVLAGLTAREAKVLRMRFGIDMNTDHTLEEVGKQFDVTRERIRQIEAKALRKLRHPSRSEVLRSFLDD; from the coding sequence ATGGAGCAAAACCCGCAGTCACAGCTCAAGCTTCTTGTCACCCGTGGTAAGGAGCAAGGCTATCTGACCTATGCTGAGGTCAATGACCATCTGCCGGAAGATATCGTCGACTCAGATCAGATCGAAGACATCATCCAGATGATTAACGACATGGGTATTCAGGTGGTTGAAGAAGCCCCGGATGCCGACGATCTGATGCTGAACGAAAACAGCTCCGATACTGATGAAGATGCCGCAGAAGCTGCCGCTCAGGTGTTATCCAGCGTTGAATCTGAAATCGGGCGTACTACCGACCCGGTTCGCATGTATATGCGTGAAATGGGTACCGTTGAACTGCTGACGCGCGAAGGCGAAATCGACATCGCTAAGCGTATTGAAGACGGTATCAACCAGGTTCAGTGTTCAGTCGCCGAATATCCTGAAGCCATTACTTATCTTCTGGATCAGTATGACAAAGTTGAAGCAGGCGAATCACGGCTCTCCGACCTGATCACCGGTTTCGTCGATCCTAACGCAGAAGAAGATATTGCCCCAACGGCAACGCACGTAGGCTCTGAACTTTCTGAAGCCGATCGCAACGACGATGAAGAAGAAGATGAAGAGGATGACGACAGCTCCGACGACGATAACTCAATCGACCCGGAACTGGCGCGCGAGAAGTTTTCTGACCTGCGTAAGCAGTATGAAGCGACCCGCAGCGTGATTAAGAGCAAAGGTCGCAGTCATGCTGCTGCCGTTGCCGAAATCCAGAACCTCTCTGACGTCTTCAAACAGTTCCGCCTGGTACCGAAGCAGTTCGACTACCTGGTAGGCAGCATGCGCACTATGATGGAACGTGTCCGTACTCAGGAACGTCTGATCATGAAGCTCTGTATTGAGCTGTGCAAAATGCCGAAGAAGAACTTCATCACGCTGTTTACCGGCAACGAAACCAACGAAAGCTGGTTCAAAGCCGCTCTGGCGATGAACAAGCCGTGGTCTGAAAAGCTGCTGGAAGTGCAGGATGACGTGATGCGTTCCCTGCAGAAACTGGCACAGGTGGAAGAAGAGACCGGCCTGACCATTGAACAGGTCAAAGATATTAACCGTCGCATGTCGATCGGTGAAGCCAAAGCGCGTCGCGCTAAGAAAGAGATGGTGGAAGCTAACCTGCGTCTGGTTATTTCGATTGCGAAGAAATATACCAACCGTGGTCTGCAGTTCCTCGACCTGATTCAGGAAGGTAATATCGGCCTGATGAAAGCGGTAGATAAGTTTGAATATCGCCGTGGTTACAAGTTCTCGACTTATGCGACCTGGTGGATCCGTCAGGCCATCACCCGCTCTATCGCCGACCAGGCGCGTACCATCCGTATTCCGGTGCATATGATTGAGACAATCAACAAGCTCAACCGTATTTCGCGCCAGATGCTGCAGGAGATGGGCCGCGAACCAACGCCGGAAGAGCTGGCTGAGCGTATGCTGATGCCAGAAGATAAAATACGCAAAGTACTGAAAATCGCTAAAGAGCCGATCTCTATGGAGACGCCGATTGGTGATGATGAAGATTCACATCTGGGCGATTTTATCGAAGACACCACGCTGGAGCTGCCGCTGGATTCTGCTACGTCAGAGAGCCTGCGTTCTGCCACCCATGACGTGCTGGCTGGCCTGACCGCGCGCGAAGCGAAAGTGCTGCGCATGCGTTTCGGTATTGATATGAACACGGACCATACGCTGGAAGAAGTGGGCAAACAGTTCGACGTTACGCGTGAGCGTATTCGTCAGATTGAAGCGAAAGCCCTGCGTAAACTGCGCCATCCGAGCCGTTCGGAAGTGCTGCGTAGCTTCCTCGACGATTAA
- the dnaG gene encoding DNA primase translates to MAGRIPRVFINDLLARTDIVDLIDARVKLKKQGKNFHACCPFHNEKTPSFTVNGEKQFYHCFGCGAHGNAIDFLMNFDRLEFVESIEELATSHGLDVPYEAGSGPSQMERHQRQSLYQLMENLNGFYQQGLQQSSAQPARDYLERRGLSADIINHFAIGYAPAGWDNVLKRFGKQSEDRESLMEAGMLVSNDKGRTYDRFRDRVMFPIRDKRGRVIGFGGRVLGNDTPKYLNSPETPIFHKGRQLYGLYEAVKNHPEPARLLVVEGYMDVVALAQYGIDYAVASLGTSTTAEHIQLLFRSTDTVICCYDGDRAGREAAWRALETALPYMNDGRQLRFMFLPDGEDPDTLVRKEGKAAFEARMEQAMPLSSFLFDSLLPQVDLSSRDGKARLSTLALPLITQIPGETLRIYMRQELGNKLGILDDNQLEKLMPKQAASGTAPVAPPLKRTTMRVLIALLIQNPQLATMVPSLDGLSESKMPGLPLFIELVGRCNENPGLTTGQLLELYRGTNFSQTLETLAIWNHMIVDEEAEAVFQDSLASIYDAALEERLEFLIARERTQGLSADERREFWTLSQAFARK, encoded by the coding sequence ATGGCTGGACGAATTCCACGCGTATTTATCAACGATTTACTTGCCCGCACGGATATCGTGGATCTTATCGATGCCCGCGTTAAGCTGAAAAAGCAGGGTAAGAATTTCCATGCGTGCTGTCCTTTCCATAATGAAAAAACGCCCTCTTTCACCGTAAACGGCGAAAAACAGTTCTATCACTGTTTCGGCTGTGGTGCACACGGCAATGCTATCGACTTTTTAATGAACTTTGATCGTCTGGAGTTCGTTGAAAGTATTGAAGAGCTGGCCACTTCCCACGGTTTAGACGTGCCTTACGAAGCAGGCAGCGGGCCCAGCCAGATGGAACGCCATCAGCGCCAGAGCCTGTATCAGCTGATGGAGAACCTGAACGGTTTTTATCAGCAGGGCCTGCAGCAATCCAGTGCGCAGCCAGCACGCGACTATCTTGAGCGTCGTGGTCTGAGCGCCGACATCATCAATCATTTCGCTATAGGTTATGCGCCAGCCGGCTGGGACAACGTTCTCAAACGTTTTGGCAAGCAATCGGAAGACCGCGAGTCATTGATGGAAGCGGGCATGCTGGTCAGCAATGACAAAGGCCGTACCTATGACCGGTTTCGCGACCGCGTCATGTTTCCGATCCGCGATAAACGTGGACGCGTCATTGGTTTTGGCGGACGCGTGCTGGGTAACGATACGCCGAAGTATCTCAACTCACCGGAAACACCCATTTTTCATAAAGGCCGTCAGCTCTATGGCCTGTATGAAGCCGTTAAGAACCATCCTGAACCCGCCCGCCTGTTAGTGGTCGAGGGATACATGGACGTGGTTGCGCTGGCGCAGTACGGCATCGATTATGCCGTTGCGTCATTAGGCACCTCAACCACTGCTGAACATATTCAGTTGCTGTTTCGCAGTACCGACACCGTGATCTGCTGTTACGACGGCGACAGAGCGGGTCGTGAAGCGGCCTGGCGTGCGCTCGAGACCGCATTGCCTTACATGAATGATGGTCGTCAGCTACGCTTTATGTTTTTACCCGATGGTGAAGATCCGGATACGCTGGTACGTAAAGAGGGTAAAGCCGCCTTCGAAGCGAGGATGGAGCAGGCGATGCCGCTCTCTTCGTTTTTATTTGATAGCCTGCTGCCGCAGGTGGATCTGAGCTCACGCGATGGAAAAGCGCGCCTGAGCACATTGGCTTTACCGCTGATAACGCAGATTCCCGGTGAGACCTTACGCATTTATATGCGTCAGGAGCTGGGGAATAAACTGGGTATTCTTGACGATAATCAGCTTGAAAAGCTGATGCCGAAGCAGGCCGCAAGCGGAACCGCGCCGGTTGCGCCTCCGTTGAAGCGTACCACTATGCGTGTACTGATTGCGTTACTGATTCAGAACCCGCAACTGGCCACGATGGTGCCTTCTCTGGATGGGCTGTCTGAGTCAAAAATGCCGGGTTTACCGCTATTTATTGAATTAGTGGGTCGTTGTAATGAGAATCCTGGATTGACCACCGGTCAGCTACTAGAGTTATATCGCGGAACAAATTTTAGTCAGACGCTTGAAACACTGGCGATCTGGAACCACATGATAGTAGATGAAGAAGCCGAAGCGGTGTTTCAGGACTCGCTGGCCAGCATCTATGATGCAGCTCTTGAAGAGCGCCTGGAGTTTTTGATTGCGCGTGAGCGCACTCAGGGACTCAGCGCCGATGAGCGCCGTGAATTCTGGACACTCAGTCAGGCGTTTGCCAGGAAATAA
- the rpsU gene encoding 30S ribosomal protein S21: MPVIKVRENEPFDVALRRFKRSCEKAGVLAEVRRREFYEKPTTERKRAKASAVKRHAKKLARENARRTRLY; the protein is encoded by the coding sequence ATGCCGGTAATTAAAGTACGTGAAAACGAGCCATTTGACGTAGCACTGCGTCGCTTCAAGCGTTCATGCGAGAAAGCAGGCGTTCTGGCTGAAGTCCGTCGTCGTGAGTTCTATGAAAAACCGACTACCGAACGTAAGCGCGCTAAAGCGTCAGCAGTTAAGCGTCACGCCAAGAAACTGGCTCGCGAAAACGCACGCCGCACTCGTCTGTACTAA
- the tsaD gene encoding tRNA (adenosine(37)-N6)-threonylcarbamoyltransferase complex transferase subunit TsaD, producing the protein MRILGIETSCDETGIAIYDDETGLLANQLYSQVKLHADYGGVVPELASRDHVRKTVPLIQAALKEAGLAPQQIDAVAYTAGPGLVGALLVGATIGRALAFAWKVPAVPVHHMEGHLLAPMLEENPPEFPFVALLVSGGHTQLISVTGVGEYVLLGESIDDAAGEAFDKTAKLLGLDYPGGPMLSKMAQQGTAGRFTFPRPMTDRPGLDFSFSGLKTFAANTIRANPDDDQTRADIARAFEDAVVDTLSIKCKRALDETGFKRLVIAGGVSANRTLREQMAIMMQKRGGEVFYARPEFCTDNGAMIAYAGMVRLKGGTRGELSVSVRPRWPLAELPAI; encoded by the coding sequence ATGCGAATTCTGGGTATTGAAACGTCGTGCGATGAAACTGGCATCGCTATTTATGATGACGAGACTGGATTACTGGCTAACCAGCTCTACAGCCAGGTAAAACTGCACGCCGATTATGGCGGTGTGGTACCGGAACTGGCCTCACGTGATCACGTGCGTAAAACCGTGCCGCTGATTCAGGCCGCACTGAAAGAGGCCGGTCTGGCGCCGCAGCAGATTGATGCCGTAGCCTACACAGCGGGTCCCGGACTGGTTGGTGCGCTGCTGGTCGGTGCCACCATTGGTCGCGCCCTGGCATTTGCGTGGAAAGTGCCTGCGGTGCCGGTCCATCATATGGAAGGCCATCTGCTGGCGCCGATGCTGGAAGAGAATCCACCGGAATTTCCGTTTGTCGCCCTTCTGGTCTCGGGCGGACATACTCAGCTGATTAGCGTTACCGGCGTCGGTGAATATGTGCTGCTCGGTGAATCGATCGATGATGCCGCGGGTGAAGCCTTTGATAAGACGGCGAAGCTGCTCGGTCTGGATTATCCGGGTGGGCCAATGCTGTCGAAAATGGCGCAGCAGGGCACAGCGGGACGCTTTACCTTCCCGCGTCCGATGACTGACCGTCCGGGCCTGGATTTCAGCTTCTCCGGCCTCAAAACCTTTGCTGCGAATACCATTCGCGCCAATCCTGACGATGATCAGACCCGTGCTGATATCGCCCGTGCGTTTGAAGATGCAGTCGTCGATACGCTGTCGATCAAATGCAAGCGTGCACTGGATGAGACAGGCTTTAAGCGTCTGGTGATTGCGGGCGGTGTCAGCGCTAACCGCACACTGCGCGAGCAGATGGCGATCATGATGCAAAAGCGCGGCGGAGAGGTGTTCTACGCCCGTCCTGAGTTCTGTACCGATAACGGTGCGATGATCGCGTATGCGGGCATGGTGCGGTTAAAAGGCGGCACCCGAGGCGAGTTGAGCGTCAGCGTGCGACCGCGCTGGCCGCTGGCGGAACTGCCCGCCATCTGA
- the plsY gene encoding glycerol-3-phosphate 1-O-acyltransferase PlsY, which yields MSAFALGMIIFAYLCGSISSAILVCKLAGLPDPRTHGSGNPGATNVLRLGGKAAAATVLVFDVLKGMVPVWLAYLMHVTPLYLGLTAIAACLGHIYPVFFHFRGGKGVATAFGAIAPIGWDLTGLVTGTWLLTVLLSGYSSLGAIVSALIAPFYVWWFKPQFTFPVSMLSCLILLRHHDNIQRLWRGQEGKIWKRKKKSQP from the coding sequence ATGAGTGCTTTCGCGCTTGGTATGATTATTTTCGCGTATCTTTGCGGCTCGATTTCCAGTGCGATTCTGGTTTGCAAACTCGCTGGCCTGCCCGATCCGCGCACACACGGTTCCGGCAATCCCGGTGCGACCAATGTACTGCGTCTGGGCGGTAAAGCCGCCGCAGCAACCGTATTAGTGTTTGATGTGCTGAAAGGGATGGTGCCGGTCTGGCTGGCCTATCTGATGCACGTCACGCCGCTTTATCTCGGCCTGACCGCCATTGCGGCCTGTCTGGGTCATATCTACCCGGTGTTCTTTCACTTTCGCGGCGGCAAAGGCGTGGCGACTGCATTCGGCGCGATAGCGCCAATTGGCTGGGACTTAACCGGTCTGGTTACCGGGACCTGGCTGTTAACGGTCTTACTCAGCGGCTATTCCTCGCTGGGTGCCATCGTCAGCGCGCTGATCGCGCCCTTTTATGTCTGGTGGTTCAAACCGCAGTTCACGTTCCCGGTCTCCATGCTCTCGTGTCTTATCCTGCTGCGTCATCACGACAATATTCAGCGGCTGTGGCGGGGTCAGGAAGGCAAGATCTGGAAGCGCAAAAAGAAATCTCAACCATAA
- the folB gene encoding bifunctional dihydroneopterin aldolase/7,8-dihydroneopterin epimerase yields MDIVFIEQLTVFTTIGVYDWEQGIQQKLVLDVEMAWDNRLAASSDDVKDCLSYADVSSAILTHLNGGRFALVERVAEEIADLLMNRFSSPGVRIKVSKPGAVAQAAQVGVRIERGTIPK; encoded by the coding sequence ATGGATATCGTATTTATAGAACAACTCACGGTGTTCACCACCATTGGCGTTTACGACTGGGAACAGGGCATACAGCAGAAGCTGGTGCTCGATGTCGAAATGGCCTGGGATAACCGTCTGGCGGCCAGCAGCGACGATGTGAAAGATTGCCTGAGCTATGCGGATGTCTCATCGGCGATCCTGACGCATCTGAACGGGGGGCGTTTTGCCCTGGTTGAGCGGGTTGCTGAAGAAATCGCGGATCTGTTGATGAACCGTTTCAGTTCGCCTGGCGTGCGAATAAAGGTAAGCAAACCGGGGGCTGTAGCCCAGGCGGCGCAGGTTGGCGTGCGAATTGAGCGCGGGACTATTCCTAAATAA
- the bacA gene encoding undecaprenyl-diphosphate phosphatase has protein sequence MADIHQLWVAAILGVVEGLTEFLPVSSTGHMIIVGHLLGFEGEKAETFEVVIQLGSILAVVVMFWRRLFGLIGIHFGEVKHEGVGTGRLSLIHILLGMVPAVVVGLVLHDQIKTLFNPINVMYALVVGGVLLLAAEYLKPKQPKAVGVDDITYRQAFMIGCFQCLALWPGFSRSGATISGGMLMGVSRYAASEFSFILAVPMMMGATVLDMYKSIGFLTMADFPMFAVGFVTAFIVALIAIKAFLELIKRISFVSFAIYRFIVAAAVYMVFM, from the coding sequence ATGGCAGATATTCATCAGCTTTGGGTAGCTGCAATCCTGGGCGTTGTGGAAGGGCTGACCGAGTTTTTACCGGTCTCTTCCACAGGGCACATGATTATAGTGGGTCACCTGCTGGGCTTTGAAGGTGAAAAAGCCGAGACCTTTGAAGTTGTGATTCAGTTAGGATCAATTCTGGCTGTGGTAGTGATGTTCTGGCGCCGTCTGTTTGGCCTGATCGGCATCCACTTTGGCGAAGTTAAACATGAAGGTGTCGGCACCGGCCGTCTGTCGTTGATCCACATCCTGCTGGGTATGGTTCCGGCGGTGGTCGTGGGTCTGGTGCTGCACGATCAGATTAAAACGCTGTTTAACCCGATCAACGTGATGTACGCGCTGGTGGTGGGGGGCGTTCTGCTGCTGGCTGCTGAGTACCTCAAACCAAAACAGCCGAAAGCCGTCGGCGTTGATGATATTACCTATCGTCAGGCGTTTATGATTGGCTGTTTCCAGTGCTTAGCACTGTGGCCGGGCTTCTCACGTTCTGGTGCAACCATCTCGGGTGGCATGCTGATGGGCGTGAGCCGTTATGCCGCGTCAGAGTTCTCCTTCATTCTGGCGGTGCCAATGATGATGGGTGCGACCGTGCTGGACATGTACAAGAGCATCGGTTTCCTGACAATGGCGGATTTCCCGATGTTCGCCGTCGGCTTTGTCACGGCGTTTATCGTGGCGCTGATTGCGATCAAAGCCTTCCTTGAGCTGATTAAGCGTATCTCTTTCGTCTCGTTCGCGATTTATCGCTTTATCGTGGCGGCAGCGGTTTACATGGTCTTCATGTAA
- a CDS encoding multifunctional CCA addition/repair protein, with product MKTFLVGGAVRDALLNLPVTDKDWVVTGSTPEAMLEQGYQQVGRDFPVFLHPVSREEYALARTERKNGKGYTGFVTWSAPDVTLEQDLQRRDLTINAIAQDENGELVDPYNGQRDIALRLLRHVSEAFSEDPLRVLRVARFAARFAHLNFRIAPETQQLMQQMADSGELSNLTAERVWKETEKALSARNPQIYFQVLRDCGALQVLFPELDNLFGIPAPIKWHPEIDTGVHTLMTLAMAAALSSEIDVRFATLFHDVGKALTPPELWPSHHGHGLAGVPLVEALCQRLRVPNAIRDLALIVTEFHDIVHTIERQSPASLVALFDRIDAWRKPQRIEQMALTSEADARGRAGLESMPYPQGDYLRRAFALAQAVPTKAVVEAGFKGAEVREEMTRRRIDAVAQGLAIRQPD from the coding sequence GTGAAGACGTTTCTTGTTGGCGGTGCGGTGCGTGATGCGCTGCTGAATCTGCCGGTTACAGATAAAGATTGGGTTGTCACTGGTTCCACACCCGAAGCCATGCTTGAGCAGGGTTATCAACAGGTCGGTCGTGATTTTCCCGTTTTCCTGCATCCCGTCAGTCGCGAAGAGTATGCACTGGCACGGACCGAGCGGAAAAACGGGAAAGGCTACACTGGATTTGTCACCTGGTCCGCGCCCGACGTGACGCTGGAGCAGGATTTACAGCGCCGCGATCTCACCATCAATGCTATCGCGCAGGATGAAAACGGCGAACTGGTCGATCCCTATAATGGCCAGCGTGACATTGCCCTGCGCCTGCTGCGTCATGTCTCTGAAGCCTTCAGTGAAGATCCGCTGCGGGTATTGCGCGTCGCGCGCTTTGCTGCGCGTTTTGCTCATCTCAACTTTCGTATTGCCCCCGAAACCCAGCAACTGATGCAGCAGATGGCCGACAGCGGCGAGCTGTCGAATCTCACTGCCGAACGCGTGTGGAAAGAGACGGAAAAGGCGCTGAGTGCCCGTAATCCTCAGATCTATTTTCAGGTTCTGCGTGACTGCGGTGCGTTGCAGGTGCTGTTTCCTGAGCTGGATAATCTGTTTGGTATTCCTGCGCCGATTAAATGGCACCCGGAAATCGACACAGGTGTTCATACGCTGATGACACTGGCGATGGCAGCAGCCCTCTCCAGCGAGATCGATGTGCGCTTCGCCACATTGTTCCATGACGTCGGCAAGGCGCTGACGCCGCCTGAGCTGTGGCCGAGCCACCACGGTCATGGACTGGCGGGCGTTCCACTGGTCGAGGCGCTGTGTCAGCGACTGCGGGTACCTAACGCGATTCGCGATCTGGCGTTAATCGTGACCGAATTCCACGACATTGTGCACACCATCGAACGGCAATCCCCGGCATCACTGGTGGCGCTGTTTGATCGGATCGATGCCTGGCGTAAGCCGCAGCGTATTGAGCAGATGGCGCTGACCAGCGAAGCGGATGCTCGTGGGCGGGCCGGACTGGAGAGCATGCCTTATCCGCAGGGCGACTATCTGCGTCGTGCTTTTGCGCTGGCGCAGGCGGTGCCGACTAAAGCGGTCGTCGAAGCAGGGTTTAAAGGTGCAGAGGTGCGGGAAGAGATGACGCGGAGACGAATTGACGCCGTCGCGCAGGGTCTGGCGATCAGGCAGCCTGACTAG
- a CDS encoding TIGR04211 family SH3 domain-containing protein — MKKITLAGLTLLALSSLAPAHADEKRYVSDELSTWVRSGPGDQFRLLGKLNAGEEVQLLQTNNDTHYGQIRDSEGRTTWIPLSQLSANPSLRTRVPQLEQQVKDLTAKLDNIDNSWNQRTAEMQNKVASSDGVINGLKGENQKLKNELIVAQKKVSAANVQLDDKQRTIIMQWFMYGGGVLGVGLLLGLLLPHMLPRRKKSDRWMN, encoded by the coding sequence ATGAAAAAAATTACACTCGCTGGACTCACTTTGCTGGCCCTTAGCAGCCTTGCACCTGCCCATGCCGACGAAAAACGTTATGTGTCTGATGAGCTTTCGACCTGGGTTCGTAGCGGGCCGGGCGATCAGTTCCGCCTGCTCGGTAAGCTGAATGCCGGGGAAGAAGTTCAGCTGTTACAGACCAACAACGATACTCATTATGGCCAGATCCGCGATTCCGAAGGCCGCACCACCTGGATTCCTCTGTCGCAGCTCAGCGCAAATCCGAGCCTGCGCACCCGGGTGCCGCAGCTTGAGCAGCAGGTGAAGGATCTGACGGCCAAGCTGGATAATATCGACAACAGCTGGAACCAGCGTACCGCTGAGATGCAGAACAAAGTCGCCAGCAGCGACGGCGTGATTAATGGGCTGAAAGGCGAAAATCAGAAGCTCAAAAATGAGCTGATTGTCGCGCAGAAGAAAGTCAGCGCCGCCAACGTTCAGCTGGATGACAAACAGCGCACCATCATTATGCAGTGGTTTATGTATGGTGGTGGCGTGCTGGGTGTCGGCCTGCTGCTGGGACTGCTACTGCCGCATATGTTGCCGCGCCGTAAGAAAAGCGATCGCTGGATGAACTGA